The following is a genomic window from Caldicellulosiruptor danielii.
ATGTTTTCTTATCAGATCTTATATGATTTTTTTGTGTTTTGTACACTTGACATCACCCAAAAATATTTTATCACATTTTTAGCAATTCATCTCCATCTTGTAGAAGATGGAGTCTTCTTGCTATATTTTTGATAAATTAGTAGCCCTACCAGCAGTATTTCAACTGCTGGTAGGTTCCTTTTCAGGCAGAAGGGGCTTTACTTGTAGATTCGTCTGGTAAAAAACAATTTCTTTCACCCTCTGCTTCTAAATCTAAGAACCCTATAATCCTGTATGCTATGGCAAAAGATATTGTCAGTATGATAAGGCAACTAAGCGCATAGTTACGCATAAGTTCAAACTTTAATTTTTCTTTTGCCTTTTTAGCTAACGTATTTATACTCTGTTCTGTTACAACGGGTGCATTAATGAATTTTTGCCCGTCAACCCATTTATCTTTAACCAGTTGGGTTACAACAGACTTTTTAACTTTGTACACGGCAGTTTGCTGAAACGGTCTTGGTTTTTCTACAATATAGTAGTATTCAGAAGTGTGGAGAATCGTATAATCATTAATGTTTAACGATAAAAGTTCGCTGTCGCTTAATTCAGGCGCAGAAGATAAATTGGAAAGTTCTTGCTCGAAAGCTTTTTCGCCATCATAGAGTGCTCTTTTTAGTGTAGGTATGTCAAAACAGTATTTAGGATTGATGAGAGCCCTCAAGTATATTCCATCAGCCAAGTTGACCTTCTCCCCGCCTCACAGAGGCGAGGAGAAGGTCAACTCAATAAATCCAAACCCTTGTCCTGTTCTAAATCCATGGAGAAGGCTGGAATAGGTGTACAAGCAGACAGCAGGCTTATTCCAGCCTTCTCTATTTCAGTACTGTTTTGTTAGTATGTGGGTATAACAGTTCTTGGTTTTCCTTTCTCTCTGGTGATATAACCTTTCTTTTCTAATCTCAACAGATGTCCATGGAGTGTAGATGATGACTTAATGCCAACCATTTCTGCAAGTTCTCTGATAGTCGGTGGATAGCCTTTTTCTTTAATGTAGTTTGTGATAGCGTTTAAGATTTGCTGCTGCCTTTCAGTTAGCTGCTGCACAGGTGAATCCCTGGTCATCTAAACTGTGCATACTAGCACAAGTTTAGACGGCTGGGCTATTTATAGTCCGCCTTTTCAAGGAGTGCCCACTCCCAGCAGGCGGTATTTAAGCACTCCTATAGCCCCTGCCCCAAGAAGCAGGAACTCACGCCCTATTTAGGTCTCCCCACTTGTCCTGAAATCAAAAGTGATTTCAGGACAGACATGTCACGCAACACCCTGTCAGGGGAGAGTGGAGTCACCACCGCTACCCTGAGAACTCGCCAGAGATTGTAG
Proteins encoded in this region:
- a CDS encoding winged helix-turn-helix transcriptional regulator; the protein is MQQLTERQQQILNAITNYIKEKGYPPTIRELAEMVGIKSSSTLHGHLLRLEKKGYITREKGKPRTVIPTY